In a single window of the Pseudoxanthomonas sp. F37 genome:
- a CDS encoding NrdJb, translated as MAVKIDKKIKGYSVLTPEDKAREAAALVPTASVARETVEKETPQDNIIQMHERIERPEVLIGSTYKIKSPLVEHAMYVTINDIVLNAGTEHELRRPFEIFINSKSMEHFQWIVALTRIMSAVFRKGGDVTFLVDEMKAVFDPRGGYFKAGGVYMPSLVAELGAIVEEHMKSIGLIHDPEMSAHQRAILAEKRKQYEDRAKKNADVSVAPAAAPAVPAAPALGAAEDIAVTGDGASFPPSATLCHKCSTKALVIMDGCATCLNCGYSKCG; from the coding sequence ATGGCCGTCAAGATCGACAAGAAAATCAAGGGCTACAGCGTGCTCACCCCGGAAGACAAGGCGCGCGAAGCCGCGGCGCTGGTCCCCACGGCGTCGGTGGCGCGCGAGACGGTGGAAAAGGAAACCCCGCAGGACAACATCATCCAGATGCACGAGCGCATCGAGCGCCCGGAAGTCCTGATTGGCAGCACCTACAAGATCAAGTCGCCGCTGGTGGAGCACGCCATGTACGTGACCATCAACGACATCGTGCTGAACGCCGGCACCGAGCACGAGCTGCGCCGTCCGTTCGAGATCTTCATCAACAGCAAGTCCATGGAGCATTTCCAGTGGATCGTGGCGCTGACGCGCATCATGTCGGCGGTGTTCCGCAAGGGTGGCGACGTGACGTTCCTGGTGGACGAGATGAAGGCGGTGTTCGACCCGCGCGGGGGGTACTTCAAGGCCGGCGGGGTGTACATGCCGTCGCTGGTGGCCGAGCTGGGCGCCATCGTGGAAGAGCACATGAAGTCCATCGGCCTGATCCACGATCCGGAAATGAGCGCGCACCAGCGCGCCATCCTGGCCGAGAAGCGCAAGCAGTACGAAGACCGCGCAAAAAAAAACGCTGACGTAAGCGTGGCCCCCGCCGCCGCGCCCGCCGTACCGGCCGCGCCCGCCCTGGGCGCCGCCGAGGACATCGCCGTCACCGGCGACGGCGCCAGCTTCCCGCCCTCCGCCACGCTTTGCCACAAGTGCAGCACCAAGGCCCTCGTCATCATGGACGGGTGTGCGACGTGCTTGAACTGTGGTTATTCGAAGTGCGGGTGA
- a CDS encoding DUF2059 domain-containing protein has product MVKQGMTRACAMAACLAAAAMAAPAQATEPSHGQRLMEAMAFDKAFENNIMVCHEMMAKYDVESAVKSNPQILGGIQRGEPEFAEAEAAYAAMMASYCDYDKTKARTAFARALDDSLTVADADALIAFYATELGQRFIKASLAANIASSRVVEPKLDTEQATAIFGEKIAALVARRAPPAGQERVVGAARALPSADAAVALSDRIMQFIVAGKAAEGFDLALPHALVTKAQMDDFNKQVKTHQDTWGARFGKSTGYELLRNDTMGDSLVRTVFLHRFDEHAIVWYFVWYRGTQGWVLTRFVFVEDSTKLFE; this is encoded by the coding sequence ATGGTCAAGCAAGGAATGACGCGCGCATGCGCGATGGCGGCGTGCCTGGCGGCAGCGGCGATGGCAGCGCCGGCGCAGGCCACCGAGCCCTCCCACGGGCAGCGACTGATGGAGGCCATGGCGTTCGACAAAGCCTTCGAGAACAACATCATGGTCTGCCACGAAATGATGGCGAAGTACGACGTTGAGTCGGCCGTGAAGAGCAATCCGCAGATCCTTGGCGGCATCCAGCGGGGCGAGCCCGAGTTCGCCGAAGCCGAAGCGGCCTACGCCGCGATGATGGCCAGCTACTGCGACTACGACAAGACCAAGGCGAGGACGGCCTTCGCGCGCGCTCTGGACGACAGTCTCACCGTCGCCGATGCCGACGCCCTGATCGCCTTCTACGCCACCGAACTGGGCCAGCGGTTCATCAAGGCGTCCCTTGCGGCCAACATCGCCTCCAGCCGGGTGGTCGAACCCAAGCTGGATACGGAACAGGCCACCGCCATCTTCGGCGAGAAGATCGCCGCGCTGGTCGCCCGCAGGGCTCCACCGGCGGGCCAGGAGCGCGTCGTGGGAGCGGCGCGGGCCCTGCCTTCGGCCGACGCGGCCGTGGCGCTGTCCGACCGCATCATGCAGTTCATCGTGGCGGGCAAGGCCGCCGAAGGCTTCGACCTGGCGCTACCGCACGCCCTGGTGACGAAGGCGCAGATGGACGATTTCAACAAGCAGGTGAAGACCCACCAGGACACCTGGGGCGCCCGGTTCGGAAAGAGCACCGGCTACGAGTTGCTGCGCAACGACACGATGGGCGACTCTCTGGTACGCACGGTCTTCCTCCACCGTTTCGACGAGCACGCCATCGTCTGGTACTTCGTCTGGTACCGCGGTACCCAGGGCTGGGTGTTGACCCGCTTCGTCTTCGTCGAGGACTCCACCAAGCTGTTCGAGTAG
- a CDS encoding lysozyme inhibitor LprI family protein codes for MEELSARSRIPVSELRVLLGDCSRTQLAMTLCASRNLVAAELELDAEREAKRASVVPECRAEMDRAHAGWKAERDRLCSEETEEDKGGSMYPMLLSSCKTAATRARILFVKEAAACPGER; via the coding sequence ATGGAAGAACTTTCTGCCCGTAGCCGGATTCCGGTTTCTGAACTGCGGGTGTTGCTGGGTGATTGTTCGCGCACACAGCTCGCCATGACCCTCTGCGCGTCTCGAAACCTTGTTGCTGCGGAACTGGAGTTGGATGCCGAACGGGAAGCGAAGCGGGCGTCGGTGGTGCCGGAATGTCGAGCTGAGATGGATCGTGCGCACGCTGGCTGGAAGGCGGAGCGTGACCGCCTCTGTAGTGAAGAGACGGAAGAGGACAAGGGGGGCTCGATGTATCCCATGCTCCTGAGTTCCTGCAAGACGGCGGCCACCAGGGCGCGCATCCTCTTCGTGAAAGAGGCGGCCGCATGTCCAGGAGAGCGCTAG